Proteins encoded in a region of the Methylobacterium radiotolerans JCM 2831 genome:
- a CDS encoding NUDIX hydrolase yields MSDRSSDGFSDGFRITRVADVAARFVDHDWAFPRAHEAAIAAHWQARLRRSPGMFDGTVLLCCDHAVADGVARLDLFATRYATFTYYREVPHAEARIANAFAAIVPWTADGAVLLGEMGAHTANAGQLYFPCGTPDPDDVRGAQVDLTGSAARELAEETGLALPDEAETDWVLLEGEGQLAFLRPVRFPEPAARLVARIADHLGAEAEPELARMHVVRGRDDIDAARMPGFVRAYLADAFPPAR; encoded by the coding sequence ATGTCTGACCGCTCTTCTGACGGCTTCTCCGACGGCTTCCGGATCACCCGCGTCGCGGACGTGGCGGCGCGGTTCGTGGACCACGACTGGGCCTTCCCCCGCGCGCACGAAGCCGCCATCGCGGCCCACTGGCAGGCCCGGCTGCGCCGCAGCCCCGGCATGTTCGACGGGACCGTCCTGCTGTGCTGCGACCACGCGGTCGCCGACGGGGTCGCCCGCCTCGACCTGTTCGCGACGCGCTACGCGACCTTCACCTACTACCGGGAGGTGCCCCACGCCGAGGCCCGCATCGCCAACGCCTTCGCGGCGATCGTGCCCTGGACGGCGGACGGCGCCGTCCTGCTCGGCGAGATGGGCGCCCACACGGCCAATGCCGGCCAGCTCTACTTCCCCTGCGGCACCCCGGATCCGGACGACGTGCGCGGCGCGCAGGTCGATCTCACCGGCAGCGCCGCCCGGGAACTCGCCGAGGAGACCGGCCTCGCGCTGCCGGACGAGGCCGAAACGGATTGGGTGCTGCTGGAGGGGGAGGGCCAGCTCGCCTTCCTCCGGCCGGTGCGCTTCCCCGAGCCGGCCGCGCGGCTCGTGGCCCGGATCGCCGACCATCTCGGCGCCGAGGCCGAGCCGGAACTCGCCCGGATGCACGTGGTGCGCGGCCGCGACGACATCGACGCCGCGCGGATGCCGGGCTTCGTGCGGGCCTACCTGGCGGACGCGTTCCCACCCGCCCGCTGA
- a CDS encoding ABC transporter substrate-binding protein has protein sequence MLIGSHARPGGRRLAGALLAAALSLATTMLAMTTLAAVTARAEEVVLRVGDQKGGNRSLLEIAGDAKDLPYRIAWSEFPAAAPILEALNAGALDVGYTGDLSFLTAVAAGAPIKAIGGTKSDPRTQAILVRADSPIRSAADLKGKRLAGTRGGWGQFLISATLEKAGIAPSEATFAPLNPVDAKVALMAGSVDAWAVWEPYVAFAMLKDRARPIADGAGLTPTITFVVATDSAIATKRAALQDFLSRLSRARLWSLDHLDAYARNTAVLTKLPEDVLRAAYTAQRTRPIALDDGVVKEVQDASDRATRYGILSKTLDVGRAVDRSFTEAASN, from the coding sequence ATGCTCATCGGATCTCACGCGCGTCCCGGCGGCCGCCGGCTCGCCGGGGCGCTGCTCGCCGCCGCACTGTCGCTGGCCACGACGATGCTGGCCATGACGACGCTGGCCGCGGTGACCGCCCGCGCGGAGGAGGTCGTCCTGCGGGTCGGCGACCAGAAGGGCGGGAACCGGTCGCTCCTCGAGATCGCCGGCGACGCGAAGGATCTGCCCTACCGGATCGCGTGGTCGGAATTCCCCGCCGCCGCGCCGATCCTGGAGGCGCTCAACGCCGGCGCCCTCGATGTCGGCTACACCGGCGACCTCTCCTTCCTCACCGCCGTCGCGGCCGGGGCGCCGATCAAGGCGATCGGCGGCACCAAGTCGGATCCGCGGACGCAGGCTATCCTGGTCCGCGCGGATTCGCCGATCCGCTCGGCCGCCGACCTGAAGGGAAAGCGACTCGCCGGCACCCGCGGCGGCTGGGGCCAGTTCCTGATCAGCGCGACGCTGGAGAAGGCCGGGATCGCGCCGTCCGAGGCCACGTTCGCGCCGCTCAACCCGGTCGACGCCAAGGTCGCGCTCATGGCCGGCTCGGTGGATGCCTGGGCGGTCTGGGAGCCCTACGTCGCGTTCGCGATGCTCAAGGACAGGGCCCGGCCGATCGCGGACGGCGCGGGCCTCACGCCGACCATCACCTTCGTCGTCGCCACGGACAGCGCCATCGCCACCAAGCGGGCGGCGCTGCAGGACTTCCTGAGCCGACTGAGCCGGGCGCGGCTCTGGTCGCTGGACCATCTCGACGCCTACGCCCGGAACACGGCCGTGCTGACCAAGCTGCCGGAGGACGTCCTGCGCGCGGCCTACACGGCGCAGCGGACGCGCCCGATCGCGCTCGACGACGGTGTCGTGAAGGAAGTCCAGGACGCCTCGGACCGGGCGACGCGGTACGGCATCTTGTCGAAGACGCTCGACGTCGGCCGGGCCGTGGACCGGAGCTTCACGGAAGCGGCCTCGAACTGA
- the glgX gene encoding glycogen debranching protein GlgX has product MSDSRRPASQARATRSRIQEGQPYPLGATWDGLGVNFALFSAHATKVELCLFDDQGEQEIERIELPEYTDEIWHGYLPDARPGTIYGYRVHGPYEPKAGHRFNPNKLLIDPYAKGLVGSITWNPALFGYQMETGDDLTFDERDSAPYTRRSRVIDPAFTWGRHQKPLVPWEKTIIYETHVKGMTKLDPRVPEKLRGTYAGLGTRDVLDYIKSLGVTSVELLPVHSFVQDDYLQQKDLVNYWGYNTISFFTPARRYAAVPDFAFSEFKEMVSRFHGAGLEVILDVVYNHTAEGNEKGPTLSFKGVDNASYYRLLPNEPRYYINDTGTGNTFNLSHPRVLQLVTDSLRYWAQEMQVDGFRFDLATILGREPYGFDEGGGFLDTCRQDPVLNNVKLIAEPWDCGPGGYQVGGFPPGWAEWNDRFRDDVRAYWKGDGGLLPDLAARVSGSADKFNKRGRKPWASVNFLTAHDGFTLHDTVSYNDKHNEANGEGNRDGHSHNLSYNYGVEGPTDDPEIRAVRLRQMRNMLATLFLSRGTPMLLAGDEFARTQKGNNNAYCQDNEVSWLDWEAIGDEERDLAEFTQRLIILRNALPILSRGRFLTGQYDEEFGVKDVTWLRPDGSEMAGENWSDGEARAFAVQLDGRAQATGLHRRGGDATLLIMFNAYHDLVTFTLPASVGGVAWTRLLDTNLPDSQDVESFKFGSGYDVTGRSLLMFVLKPEDSPGVEDNAMERSYQHVMQAFERANVEHVRFHLDDAEA; this is encoded by the coding sequence ATGTCCGATTCCCGTCGTCCCGCATCGCAGGCCCGCGCGACCCGCTCGCGCATCCAGGAAGGCCAACCCTATCCCCTCGGCGCCACCTGGGACGGGCTCGGGGTCAATTTCGCGCTGTTCTCAGCCCACGCCACCAAGGTCGAGCTCTGCCTGTTCGACGACCAGGGCGAGCAGGAGATCGAGCGCATCGAGCTGCCCGAGTACACGGACGAGATCTGGCACGGCTACCTGCCCGACGCGCGCCCCGGCACGATCTACGGCTACCGCGTCCACGGCCCCTACGAGCCGAAGGCCGGTCACCGCTTCAACCCCAACAAGCTGCTGATCGATCCCTACGCGAAGGGGCTGGTCGGCTCGATCACCTGGAACCCGGCGCTGTTCGGCTACCAGATGGAGACGGGCGACGACCTGACCTTCGACGAGCGCGACAGCGCCCCCTACACGCGCCGCTCCCGCGTCATCGACCCGGCCTTCACCTGGGGACGGCACCAGAAGCCGCTGGTCCCGTGGGAGAAGACGATCATCTACGAGACCCACGTCAAGGGCATGACCAAGCTCGACCCGCGGGTGCCGGAGAAGCTGCGCGGTACCTATGCCGGCCTCGGCACCCGGGACGTGCTCGACTACATCAAGAGCCTCGGGGTCACCTCGGTGGAGCTGCTGCCGGTCCACTCTTTCGTGCAGGACGACTACCTGCAGCAGAAGGACCTGGTGAATTACTGGGGCTACAACACGATCTCGTTCTTCACCCCCGCACGGCGCTACGCCGCGGTGCCGGACTTCGCCTTCTCCGAGTTCAAGGAGATGGTCTCGCGCTTCCACGGCGCCGGCCTCGAGGTGATCCTCGACGTGGTCTACAACCACACCGCCGAGGGGAACGAGAAGGGCCCGACCCTGTCGTTCAAGGGCGTCGACAACGCCTCCTACTACCGGCTGCTGCCGAACGAGCCGCGCTACTACATCAACGATACCGGCACCGGGAACACCTTCAACCTGTCGCACCCGCGGGTGCTGCAGCTCGTGACCGATTCCCTGCGCTACTGGGCGCAGGAGATGCAGGTCGACGGGTTCCGCTTCGACCTCGCGACGATCCTCGGCCGCGAGCCCTACGGCTTCGACGAGGGCGGCGGCTTCCTCGACACCTGCCGGCAGGACCCGGTGCTCAACAACGTCAAGCTCATCGCCGAGCCGTGGGATTGCGGCCCGGGCGGCTATCAGGTCGGCGGCTTCCCGCCCGGCTGGGCCGAGTGGAACGACCGGTTCCGCGACGACGTCCGCGCCTACTGGAAGGGCGACGGCGGCCTGCTGCCGGACCTGGCGGCGCGCGTCTCGGGCTCGGCCGACAAGTTCAACAAGCGCGGGCGCAAGCCCTGGGCCTCGGTGAACTTCCTCACCGCCCACGACGGCTTCACCCTGCACGACACGGTCTCGTACAACGACAAGCACAACGAGGCGAACGGCGAGGGCAACCGCGACGGCCACTCGCACAACCTCTCGTACAATTACGGCGTGGAGGGCCCGACGGACGATCCCGAGATCCGTGCGGTGCGCCTGCGCCAGATGCGCAACATGCTGGCGACCCTGTTCCTGTCCCGCGGCACGCCGATGCTGCTCGCCGGCGACGAGTTCGCCCGGACCCAGAAGGGCAACAACAACGCCTACTGCCAGGACAACGAAGTCTCGTGGCTCGACTGGGAGGCGATCGGCGACGAGGAGCGGGATCTCGCCGAGTTCACCCAGCGCCTGATCATCCTGCGCAACGCCCTGCCGATCCTGAGCCGCGGGCGGTTCCTCACCGGCCAGTACGACGAGGAGTTCGGCGTCAAGGACGTGACGTGGCTGCGGCCGGACGGGAGCGAGATGGCGGGCGAGAACTGGTCCGACGGCGAGGCCCGGGCCTTCGCGGTCCAGCTCGACGGGCGCGCCCAGGCCACCGGCCTGCACCGCCGCGGCGGCGACGCGACGCTGCTGATCATGTTCAACGCCTACCACGACCTCGTGACGTTCACGCTGCCGGCATCGGTCGGCGGCGTGGCCTGGACGCGGCTCCTCGACACCAACCTGCCCGACAGCCAGGACGTGGAGAGCTTCAAGTTCGGCTCCGGCTACGACGTGACCGGGCGCTCGCTCCTGATGTTCGTGCTGAAGCCCGAGGACAGCCCCGGGGTCGAGGACAACGCCATGGAGCGCTCCTACCAGCACGTGATGCAGGCCTTCGAGCGGGCGAACGTGGAGCATGTCCGCTTCCACCTCGACGACGCGGAGGCGTGA
- a CDS encoding Hcp family type VI secretion system effector, with amino-acid sequence MPTPAYISIEGSTQGNITQGAFTEASVGNIWQEGHENEILVQAIDHRVTIPRDPQSGQPSGQRVHLPFKFTAPLNKATPLLYNALTSGEMLTKVEVKWFRTSSAGKQEHFFTTRLVDATIIDIDAQLPHCQDARNADFTQLIAVSLSYRRIEWEHTVASTSGADDWRKPKA; translated from the coding sequence ATGCCGACACCCGCCTATATCTCGATTGAGGGCTCGACCCAGGGCAACATCACCCAGGGCGCCTTCACCGAAGCCTCCGTGGGCAACATCTGGCAGGAAGGCCACGAGAACGAGATCCTCGTCCAGGCCATCGACCACCGCGTCACCATCCCGCGCGACCCCCAGTCCGGCCAGCCCTCGGGTCAGCGCGTCCACCTGCCGTTCAAGTTCACCGCGCCGCTGAACAAGGCGACCCCGCTGCTCTACAACGCGCTCACCTCGGGCGAGATGCTGACCAAGGTCGAGGTCAAGTGGTTCCGCACCAGCTCGGCCGGCAAGCAGGAGCACTTCTTCACCACCCGCCTGGTCGACGCGACCATCATCGACATCGACGCCCAGCTGCCGCACTGCCAGGACGCGCGCAACGCCGACTTCACCCAGCTGATCGCCGTGTCGCTGTCCTACCGCCGGATCGAGTGGGAGCACACCGTCGCCAGCACGTCGGGCGCCGACGACTGGCGCAAGCCCAAGGCCTGA
- a CDS encoding type VI secretion system Vgr family protein, with protein sequence MIALPAEITQPLSAVERDFTLAFTADGLPDADLAVTGFRLEEAISSLFQAEIALASPDPGLDLTALLDKPARLTVLDRYGPPRHVHGVLALAERGDTGAHHTRYSVLLMPALHRLRFAADCRIFQAKRVPEIVEAVLEETGVTAYRFALTEPHPAREYCVQYRETHLAFIERLLAEEGIAYHFEHTEGAHTLVLTDATKLAADAPGAEAIEYNAEPGGTVKGPHVGRFTWREVVAPSDVVQRDHFFRNPVHDFEARAQASVLNGLTRKLEMYDYPGRYKADAVGRAFTRYRLEGFRAEASHGEGAGRCARLLPGHRVALTGHPDPALNRRFLVAAASHAGSQPGAAEGDAGDGGAYLTTSFRVIRHDTPYRPDAPAKPRVEGPQMAIVTGPAGEEIHCDAFGRVKVRFPWDRSGRADDTASCWIRVSQGWAGASWGQMALPRVGQHVIVDFLEGDPDQPIITGRAYNAREPVPYPLPANKTRMTIRSKTHKGEGFNELRFEDEQGREEVFVHAQKDRNEKVRNNHSERIDNNWVQSVGNNKSVEVRSNHNEAIGGNMTLTVGSTAIGSIVERGLTALSQGIGSVASALGTIGKAALGGNMITFIEKNKSDTIGAVHFEQIGMAKYTHIGTAWELTSGSSISLTASAKFTENVGRDKLVQAGNEISFSTGKSRLTLKASGEIHLTGTELVFDGRKSVKISGQKIKLN encoded by the coding sequence ATGATCGCCCTGCCCGCCGAGATCACCCAGCCGCTGAGCGCGGTCGAGCGCGACTTCACCCTCGCGTTCACCGCCGACGGCCTGCCGGACGCCGATCTCGCGGTCACGGGCTTCCGCCTGGAGGAGGCGATCTCGAGCCTGTTCCAGGCCGAGATCGCCCTGGCCTCGCCCGACCCGGGGCTGGACCTGACCGCGCTCCTCGACAAGCCGGCGCGGCTCACCGTGCTCGACCGCTACGGCCCGCCCCGCCACGTCCACGGCGTGCTCGCCCTGGCCGAGCGCGGCGACACCGGCGCGCACCACACGCGCTACTCCGTCCTGCTCATGCCGGCGCTGCACCGCCTGCGCTTTGCCGCCGATTGCCGGATCTTCCAGGCGAAGCGCGTGCCCGAGATCGTCGAGGCGGTGCTCGAGGAGACCGGCGTCACCGCCTACCGCTTCGCGCTGACCGAGCCGCACCCCGCGCGCGAGTACTGCGTGCAGTACCGGGAGACCCACCTCGCCTTCATCGAGCGGCTGCTGGCCGAGGAGGGCATCGCCTACCACTTCGAGCATACGGAGGGCGCCCACACCCTGGTGCTCACCGACGCGACCAAGCTGGCGGCGGACGCGCCGGGCGCGGAGGCGATCGAGTACAACGCCGAGCCGGGCGGCACGGTGAAGGGCCCGCATGTCGGGCGGTTCACGTGGCGGGAGGTGGTGGCGCCCTCCGACGTGGTGCAGCGCGACCACTTCTTCCGCAACCCCGTGCACGACTTCGAGGCGCGGGCGCAGGCGAGCGTGCTCAACGGCCTGACGCGCAAGCTGGAGATGTACGACTACCCCGGGCGGTACAAGGCGGACGCGGTGGGTCGGGCGTTCACGCGCTACCGGCTGGAGGGGTTCCGGGCTGAGGCGAGCCACGGCGAGGGCGCGGGGCGGTGCGCGCGGCTGCTGCCGGGGCACCGGGTCGCGCTGACCGGGCATCCCGACCCGGCGCTGAACCGGCGGTTCCTGGTGGCGGCGGCGAGCCACGCCGGCAGCCAGCCGGGGGCAGCGGAGGGCGATGCCGGCGACGGCGGCGCGTACCTGACCACGTCGTTCCGGGTGATCCGGCACGACACGCCGTACCGGCCTGACGCGCCCGCCAAGCCGCGGGTGGAGGGCCCGCAGATGGCGATCGTGACCGGTCCGGCGGGCGAGGAGATCCACTGCGACGCGTTCGGCCGGGTGAAGGTGCGCTTTCCCTGGGACCGGTCGGGGCGGGCGGACGACACGGCCTCGTGCTGGATCCGGGTGAGCCAGGGCTGGGCGGGGGCGAGCTGGGGCCAGATGGCGCTGCCGCGGGTCGGCCAGCACGTGATCGTGGACTTCCTGGAGGGCGATCCCGACCAGCCGATCATCACGGGCCGGGCCTACAACGCGCGCGAGCCGGTGCCGTACCCGCTGCCGGCCAACAAGACGCGGATGACGATCCGGTCGAAGACGCACAAGGGCGAGGGGTTCAACGAGCTGCGGTTCGAGGACGAGCAGGGCCGGGAGGAGGTGTTCGTCCACGCGCAGAAGGATCGAAACGAGAAGGTCAGGAACAATCACTCTGAAAGGATCGACAACAACTGGGTGCAATCCGTCGGCAACAACAAGTCTGTCGAGGTGCGATCAAATCACAACGAGGCAATCGGTGGAAATATGACCCTGACCGTGGGCTCCACCGCCATCGGTTCGATCGTTGAACGTGGGCTGACAGCGTTGAGCCAAGGCATCGGCTCCGTAGCCAGCGCTCTTGGAACGATTGGGAAAGCCGCTTTGGGTGGCAATATGATTACTTTCATTGAAAAAAACAAATCCGATACAATTGGTGCCGTGCATTTCGAGCAAATCGGGATGGCTAAGTACACCCATATTGGCACGGCATGGGAACTTACCAGTGGATCATCGATCAGCTTGACCGCGAGTGCGAAATTCACAGAAAATGTCGGCAGAGACAAACTCGTCCAAGCGGGTAATGAGATAAGTTTTAGCACTGGAAAATCAAGGCTTACACTGAAAGCAAGCGGTGAAATCCATCTAACTGGCACTGAACTAGTTTTTGACGGAAGGAAATCGGTCAAAATTTCTGGTCAGAAAATTAAGCTGAATTAA
- a CDS encoding polymorphic toxin type 44 domain-containing protein: MANKRYWLTARIKIGEKPQIRHKDPIFLKAYFDENPKKRDEGEVTEGNGLRVPTEKSGSEILNRDGIQQFDFELTEEEYKSASYKIYFWGEPYGSVAFKKEGVGANRCLGRLLLEPEHCRKGGLSFPPKNSQSHDEQIICDFSAHQSVVDYIVQEMNLNSKSDSVKSMKKFNGIYDNQRNDSFFKHTYYPDAAKKAALNELGCRTHSASDWKLDYLQDALFCHVFEKGGQWDHKPKIGPIWGEFNRLGNSGYRYYYDIWSNIHFGYISAKAGFTLAEVKQGADKAQWIDTGSSNGDDPIDAQAIDVGYMLGGRDSLVTIQAIISAVSRFPEWDVCTRFPDHRACRSHE; this comes from the coding sequence ATGGCTAACAAGCGTTATTGGCTCACTGCTAGGATAAAAATTGGCGAAAAGCCGCAGATTAGGCACAAAGATCCGATATTTTTGAAAGCTTATTTTGACGAAAATCCTAAAAAGCGGGATGAAGGCGAAGTGACCGAAGGAAATGGTCTTCGTGTTCCTACCGAGAAGAGCGGTTCTGAAATTTTAAATCGCGACGGAATACAACAATTTGATTTCGAACTGACGGAAGAAGAATATAAATCCGCGTCATATAAAATCTATTTTTGGGGCGAGCCGTACGGATCGGTTGCTTTTAAGAAAGAGGGCGTCGGCGCCAATAGATGTTTGGGTCGCCTTCTTCTTGAACCTGAACATTGTCGCAAGGGAGGATTGTCTTTCCCGCCTAAAAATTCCCAGTCCCACGACGAACAAATTATATGTGATTTCTCTGCGCATCAATCAGTCGTGGATTATATTGTTCAGGAAATGAATTTGAATTCTAAAAGCGACTCAGTCAAGAGTATGAAAAAATTTAATGGCATATACGATAACCAGCGCAATGACTCTTTCTTCAAGCATACATATTATCCCGATGCAGCTAAGAAAGCAGCATTAAATGAACTCGGTTGCAGAACGCACAGCGCCTCAGATTGGAAATTAGATTATTTGCAGGACGCATTATTCTGTCACGTATTTGAGAAGGGTGGACAGTGGGACCACAAGCCAAAAATTGGGCCTATCTGGGGTGAATTTAACAGACTTGGTAACTCTGGATATCGTTATTACTATGACATTTGGTCAAATATACATTTTGGATACATATCAGCAAAAGCAGGTTTTACGCTCGCTGAGGTCAAGCAAGGAGCTGATAAAGCTCAATGGATCGATACGGGTTCTTCTAATGGCGATGATCCCATAGATGCCCAAGCCATTGACGTCGGGTATATGCTTGGTGGGAGGGATAGTTTGGTGACTATACAGGCTATAATATCGGCGGTAAGCAGATTTCCGGAGTGGGATGTTTGCACGCGGTTTCCCGATCATAGGGCTTGTCGATCCCATGAATAA
- a CDS encoding PAAR domain-containing protein produces the protein MPALTRKGDLGSGHGCHFPPTVATEGSPDVLIDGKPALRVGDAYAAHGCPSCPKPSHGRKLSAGSPTVFINGRAAGRVGDAIDCGGKASVGSPTVILDEG, from the coding sequence ATGCCCGCACTGACACGCAAGGGCGACCTCGGCTCAGGCCACGGCTGCCACTTCCCCCCGACCGTCGCCACCGAAGGAAGCCCCGACGTCCTGATCGACGGCAAGCCCGCCCTTCGGGTCGGTGACGCCTACGCCGCCCACGGCTGCCCATCCTGTCCCAAGCCCAGCCACGGCCGGAAGCTCTCCGCCGGCTCCCCCACCGTGTTCATCAACGGCCGCGCCGCCGGCCGCGTCGGCGACGCCATCGATTGCGGTGGGAAGGCGTCGGTCGGCTCCCCGACCGTCATCCTCGATGAGGGATAG
- a CDS encoding DUF2169 family type VI secretion system accessory protein — MLLRNDTPLAAIGFDDLHRDGAVMAVVAVRASYALTESGALRLSERQAIALSDVYAGDPHRTSLLRANDLVGYRPYADVTVLGSAHAPGGRPAASWDVSLGLGNARTDLRVHGPRLWEPDGSSWRLGPAEPAARVPLDYRLAAGGRFVGDPEGGGSPYNPIGPGLLHRDWSPAGRALRAPQIEAVDAPVTDAFAVPEPAGFGPVPPFWAWRERRCGTRDEAWARGRCPQMPADFDYRFFQVAPPRLVVRRLAAGARVSLDGLLPTGPLGFQLPAFVPVVRHSWNDGREARAALTLDGLHLDLRAEAPPWSVDLTWRGWIARCPAYLGAGLEAVPAGQAAGLPVSGEHGLRDGGEAA; from the coding sequence ATGCTTCTGCGCAACGACACGCCGCTGGCGGCGATCGGCTTCGACGACCTGCACCGGGACGGGGCGGTCATGGCGGTGGTCGCGGTGCGGGCGAGCTACGCGCTGACCGAGTCGGGGGCGCTGCGCCTGTCCGAGCGGCAGGCGATCGCGCTGAGCGACGTCTACGCGGGCGACCCGCACCGCACGTCCTTGCTGCGGGCGAACGACCTCGTCGGCTACCGGCCGTACGCGGACGTGACCGTGCTGGGCAGCGCCCACGCGCCGGGCGGCAGGCCGGCGGCCTCCTGGGACGTGTCGCTCGGCCTGGGGAACGCCCGCACGGATCTGCGCGTTCACGGGCCGCGGCTCTGGGAGCCGGACGGGTCGTCGTGGCGGCTCGGCCCGGCCGAGCCGGCCGCACGGGTGCCGCTGGATTACCGCTTGGCGGCCGGCGGCCGGTTCGTCGGCGATCCGGAGGGCGGGGGCAGCCCGTACAACCCGATCGGCCCGGGACTGCTGCACCGGGACTGGAGCCCGGCGGGCCGGGCGCTGCGGGCACCGCAGATCGAGGCGGTGGACGCGCCGGTGACCGACGCGTTCGCGGTGCCGGAACCGGCAGGCTTCGGCCCGGTGCCGCCGTTCTGGGCGTGGCGGGAGCGGCGCTGCGGCACCCGGGACGAGGCGTGGGCGCGCGGGCGCTGCCCGCAGATGCCGGCGGACTTCGACTACCGCTTCTTCCAGGTGGCGCCGCCGCGGCTCGTGGTCCGCCGCCTCGCCGCTGGCGCGCGCGTGAGCCTGGACGGGCTGCTGCCGACCGGGCCGCTCGGCTTCCAGCTGCCGGCGTTCGTGCCGGTGGTGCGGCACAGCTGGAACGACGGCCGGGAGGCGCGCGCGGCGCTGACGCTGGACGGGCTGCACCTCGATCTGCGAGCGGAGGCGCCGCCCTGGTCGGTGGACCTGACCTGGCGGGGCTGGATCGCGCGGTGCCCGGCGTATCTGGGCGCGGGACTGGAGGCGGTGCCGGCCGGGCAGGCGGCGGGCCTGCCGGTCTCGGGCGAGCACGGGCTGCGGGATGGGGGAGAGGCCGCATGA
- a CDS encoding PAAR-like domain-containing protein: protein MSLPREGARTTRDGIVVSTAMDWCRSPQAIVPYRIHTQGQIEGACTVASVRQNDEPSYVSSSLIKACYGDEAGTGGGVLSGTHGGTCEPKTYSSTVRIEDKGVVSHSDELWMNNKNTFGKLTHLRDINSYPALRRVKVAPTLRLAQAGAGTMTDAVPIGGEAISIPKPGLAAGAVVGGIALHELDALREDRAIQNAAQQRDLNLQNTNDVLAARAYVWAKNMAPMSYWDVPWSGPRNESVARSVAKMERTHPGTVGAAGQGDPDAKKRLEAAIAAGLATAGALQTIRITRSSKRNNCRRTVVISRSRSPLAAKHIEVAQASGQPRELTLDRPGTNQRRAANMRRSGLPPISLYDRDEYPPATFVESTNASVKYVPLSDNRSAGQQLKAQMNTPTRADEGRKVTITTGP from the coding sequence ATGAGCCTGCCGCGGGAGGGCGCACGCACCACGCGCGACGGGATCGTGGTGTCGACCGCGATGGATTGGTGCCGCTCGCCTCAGGCGATCGTGCCGTACCGGATCCATACTCAGGGACAGATCGAGGGCGCCTGCACGGTCGCGAGCGTCCGGCAGAACGACGAACCCTCATACGTGAGCAGTTCGCTGATCAAGGCTTGCTATGGTGACGAAGCGGGGACTGGCGGCGGGGTTCTATCGGGCACACACGGTGGGACGTGTGAGCCAAAGACATACTCCTCGACGGTAAGGATCGAAGACAAGGGCGTGGTGAGCCACAGTGACGAATTGTGGATGAATAACAAAAATACTTTCGGAAAGCTCACTCACCTAAGGGACATCAACAGCTATCCGGCGCTGAGGCGAGTGAAGGTCGCACCAACGCTAAGGCTTGCGCAAGCGGGTGCTGGCACGATGACCGATGCTGTTCCCATCGGCGGCGAGGCGATTTCCATACCGAAGCCCGGCCTTGCAGCAGGCGCGGTAGTCGGGGGAATAGCTCTGCACGAACTCGACGCTCTTCGCGAAGACAGGGCTATCCAGAATGCTGCTCAGCAACGCGATCTAAATCTACAGAACACAAATGATGTCCTTGCCGCGCGCGCATACGTGTGGGCAAAGAATATGGCTCCGATGAGCTATTGGGATGTTCCATGGTCTGGCCCACGCAACGAGAGTGTGGCGCGGTCAGTTGCCAAGATGGAACGCACGCATCCCGGAACTGTAGGAGCGGCTGGACAAGGCGATCCAGATGCAAAGAAAAGGCTGGAGGCTGCGATTGCTGCCGGCTTGGCGACAGCAGGCGCATTGCAGACCATTCGAATCACACGCAGCTCAAAAAGAAATAATTGCAGAAGAACCGTTGTAATCTCGCGATCACGTTCACCGCTGGCGGCCAAGCATATTGAGGTTGCTCAAGCTTCGGGACAGCCTAGAGAGTTGACGCTTGATAGGCCGGGCACGAACCAGAGGCGAGCGGCAAATATGAGAAGATCAGGCTTGCCGCCCATCTCATTATATGATCGGGACGAGTATCCGCCTGCGACATTTGTCGAGAGCACCAACGCGAGTGTCAAGTATGTTCCGTTATCGGACAATCGAAGCGCTGGGCAGCAGCTTAAAGCACAAATGAATACACCAACTCGTGCCGATGAGGGCCGTAAGGTAACGATAACCACGGGGCCGTAA